The genomic stretch AATAGTACTGTTCTAACTAGTGTGACGAAGTTTAGGATTTCCTTGAGGTACTAGGAACTCCTTGTTTTCCTCTATCTTTTTCTGAATGTAACTGATGTCAACTTTTAAATATGCAAACCACTGATGTCAACTGAAAATGCGTGTCATTCGACTTTTGACTCGAGTTTTGTAATAAAGACCAGAGAGCATGTTTTCTTTTCTTTAAACAGTAACTAATCCCAATTAGATTCATTGTCTTCCTTAGTTTTTGGGTTTGAATTAGAATTATAACTTGAACACTTTGTGGAACTGTTGACATTTGCAGAGGATATGTTTCAGAAGTTCGCAAACGGGATCCTAAACTTTGCTACCCATTTACCCTGAAAGATTCAACTGATCCAGGGCATGAGCTGCCTCATATGGTCATACCAAACTTCAGGTGGTGGCGGTGTATTACTTGTGTTCCAGAAGCTAAAAACGAACTTATGCGAGATTCCGGTGGGGCAGGTAATGGAGAAGCTCAAAATGATGTAAAGACAGATGCTTCTATTCTTATGATAGGGCAATCCTCGAAAGAAAATGCTGGTAAAGTTCGAAATACTGAAGCTAGTACTTCTACTGATTCCAATGAGAACAAAAACCATCCTCCAACATTAGCTGAtttaaaaagaaaagggaaagctCATATATATGCGGAGACTCCAGTATTTTCAGGTTCATTATCTTCTCGTACACAGACAGTCTACATGTTCCTGATCATATTATTAATCCATATTGTTCTTCTACTGCTGTAAAGACGTCTAATTAATGAATTGGAGTTATAAAATGCGTTTCGAACTACCTGTCAAGGCGAACATATTCGAGCTACTGCCTACTTGCATGAATGACATCTGTTTCAACTACCAATTCCTGTATATACCAACATAAAAGAGAATTATGAATTGATTCTGCGCTATTCTTTTTATTCAGGCTGTGAAAATGGTATCCTAAAGGTTTCTGTAAGTCAAAGGATTCCGCAACAAACTTTAGGTCAACTTGAAGCTGAACCTTCTGCTGATAGTGAAGGTATATATAATTTGTCGTTTGGTATGCCGTTCCTTGGCTTCTTATCTTTATTATTTAGTGTATCATAGTAGCTGTGTGTTATCTCTGCCAGTTAAAGTTGGATCAACAATCAATCAAAACGGAACCATTAAAGGCCTTTATAGAGACTGCAGAGCAGGCAGGACTGAAGTAGGACCTTCTGAAGGCTATGAGACTTGTAAAGTGGATTACGTCACTAAAACTTGTGTAGAAGAACCACAAACTTCTTCACAACTTCAACGAGTTGGATCACCGACCAATGGTGTTGCTGGCATTGTAAGTGGGTCATTCAGTCACAGCCAAGGTCTAGTCAACTTACCAGATTTGAATAAGTATAGTGGTGGACCTTCATATGTTGTAAAACATGAAGCCACGGTTACATTAAACAATATAAATAATTTTTGCGAAGACGATGACGATTATTTGGGAGCAGAGCGGCGGAAAAAGCCTAAAGTGAGACTTTTGAGCGAGTTACTGAGCTGTAAGGTTACCCAAAATCCTGCTAAGGGAAAAAAGAAAATCCTTCCTTCTGCTAGCTCTCACGATGATCACATTAAGCGGAAGAGGGTGGGATATCAGGAGGAGGGATTCAAATCTATGGAGACTGATGATGGAACCAGAAAGAATGTTGGTACCTCTGAAGTTTCAGGATCAGAGTACGAATCTGATTCCGATGATGTATCAACTGAGAAAATCTCTGAAGCTTTGACAAAAAGGCATTGCAAGTCTAAAGATCCTTTGCTTGAGAGAAAGAATAAAAAGATCAAAGTGGACAATGGAGATTCTTCTTCAATGTCTCGGCAGAAGATCAAACAAAAATCAagtcatgagaaagggaaggTTTCAGAGGAACTGCCCCAAAATCTTGATTTCTTTGCCCGATTAAGTGAGAAAAACTCTGTTTTGACTAAAAAAAGAGGCaaaaattctcaaaatcaaaaggAGCCTACTTCTCTTACTCTTTCAAAAAGCCGTATGCCTAAAGAATGTGGAACCACACGAAAACATGGAGAAGCTGATCAGAATGCTACTGAAAATGCTCGTAAAGCTTCTGAAAATGGTCATTACTTCCTCAGCAGCTACCTAAATAAGGAAAATGATCACCTGCGCGTTCCAAGAAACGATGGGCCCCATCTTTCATCATCTCAGGCAGAACAGATACCTGTTGCTGGCAACACTGTACAGAAAGATGGAGAAAATAGAAATATTGAGGAGGCTAGTGCAACTTTCAGGCCGACTTCTGCTTGTGCGCCTGATAAAGTTAACCAATTGAATGGTGCAAGCAACATTTGTCCAACAACAGACTCAAGCAAGAAAAACAGTGAGACACGTGAAGCTGATGAGTGCAGTCCTGTTGCACAGCAAATGTCTATGCAGGTTTGTAACTTAATAACCACTGACTTTGTTGTCAAACTTGTGCATTTCTCTTTGCGAAGAACTACGTATGAGTTTTTTCTTGCAAGCTTGGAAAACAATGTCTTGACTATTTGGGATAAGAGATTTATCCTAATAAATTCAAGTACTGAGGTGAAATGTGCCTATCTTATAAACTAAAGAAAGCATGTTGACTGTTCTAATATCTATTAAGCTATCAACTACCACTTTTTGGTGTATTTTAGATGGGAAAACACCACTTTCCAAGCCTAGCTTTGCAAAATTCTTACTCAGTTAAATTGTTTTCTTGTACGAAGTTTGGCCGTCTATTTGCTTGGGAATGGGTCATTAGTCAGTCAACCTCTGTTCGGCAACAATTAACATACACAAAAATGTATAGGGAAAAGGAGATTAACTGCAAGCCTTGGTTCTTTCCATTTTCTGGTTTATTTACATTGAAGATTGTGTGATGTCAGTTTTTTCAACACGTGGTTTACATTCGTAAACATGATCACTGTTTAAGACACTGAAAAGTGGGAATGCGTTAAAATTGTAGCGGTCCTAACGGAAAGGAAAGGACCTAAGCAACCAAAATATGGTGTTGGGAAAATATTCATGTGGATATGATGGGTTTTGGATTGAGTTTTAACGGATTTGATTCGTTTTaggttcttttgttttcatttgaaTTTCTCCATTGTTATCTTTCCATTGTTTTGTACATGGATTTCATGTACATTCATAAATGATACCTTTGTAATGAAATTTGCAAAACGAGCTCCTTCTGGGAAAACCTGTTCTAAATATCATACCAAAATCTgaactttagtcataaaaaagAGGAGGTTTCTTATCAAAGCCAAATTTCCTCTCCAAAGTCGAAATGATAACTTTATATTTTTATAACCCGTTATTTTTTTGCGCTTCCCGTCACCTCTGTAACTCAGCAAATCTgtttattcctttttttttcctttcatcTCTTAACACATCTCCTATGTTATTAAACTGGTAACTGTATCTCCTAAGTTctcatctctttttttttcttgttgtttCTTTTGTGGGTGTGTGTGACCCTTATTTAGTAGACTTATTTAAAATGTAACAACTAAAAGTCTTCGTATGTGAAAAATCGTTCCCAAATGTTACAAAGAAGTCCATAATGGGCGTGTAGATAATCGTTTTGTATTTGGAACGAAGGATTTAATGGAACTTTTCAAAAATGGAAAATGATCTTCCAAAACTGGTGATGAATTTTGATTTGAATGTTTTACTAGTATATTAGGGAACAACAAGAGGTAAGAAAGAATAACGTGCTGTGGAGTAAAGTTATAATGGAAGTCAATccgttcatttttttttttataaattacccGGGATTGCATACACAAGGGTAAGActcgtacatccgaccccccctacCCCGAattttgcgggagccattgaagCACTGGGgtagtgttgttgttgttgtacctGAGATTTGAGCTGTGGTATGGATTTAGAAGGAATGTTCACAAAAGTTATATGTTCTGGATTTATTTTCACAAGGGTATGAGATACAAGATTTGAAAATGAGGTATAAATAGGGCTGTGTTACCCTAACTCTCCGACACGGGTGTCATGTCCCACACGTGTCGAGTGTAGGATACGGCTATTTTGtgcgaatttttcaattttttggtctaaaatgaagtgtcgAAGTGTCGTGTCGGTATCGACACGATAGGTGTCGGACACGCGACACGATCACAATTgtagtgtcggagtaacatagaaaTAGGGTATacgatactccctccgtcccaatcatttgtttaccttttaaaATCTCTGTGAGAGTTATTTaaatcaaaagtaaacaaatgattgagacggagagaGTATAAATTTACTACTGtatgatatttaattatttatgccTCTTGATTTCCTTCATACCTGTTTCTGCCATTTCAATCTCTCCTTAACTCTCGTTAGAAAGCTTTTCCTCATATTATGACTTTTTGTTTTCTTCTCTTCATACCTACATAAGACTATTGTGCATACCCTTCTCTGTATTTGTTCATTCCGTAACATCCGTTCCACCTCATGTTGACAGTTCCACAGAGTGATTTACATCGGCCAACCCCGAATCATTTTGAGACTAAGTTGTCattcttattattgttaattgTATAGGTGTCCAACTCAGTAGCCAATCAAAAGGAACTGACCAATGAAGTTCGAGGACGTATACAAGATATCGACATCAATAGCATACCTACAGATGACAAATCAAATGAACAGGGTGTTGGAGATGACATACCTATGGATATTGTTGAGCTGATGGCTAAGAATCAATATGAAAGACATCTCAATGACCCAAAGGATAGGCATGATTTTTCTGGACCTCCTGTTCTTTCTGGCACAAATGTACGGCCGACTGAAACCTATGGATCTTATGGGCAACACTTGAAAACTTTTGCGCAATCTCATTTTCTCAGGATGCAGAAGCCACCATCCACCGATCCCAGAATTCCTTTGTTTAATGAAGATTTAGGGCATTATACTTACTGCAGCAGTAATCATGTTGGTGTCCGAGGTCTTCCAAGGTTTCTTACGCCTAGTCAAGCCCTAGACCATGCTGGCCCTTACTCTCATACTTTAACACCAAACAATTGGAACGGGAATCTTAATGTACAACGATACCCTCAGAGTTTTCTCCAGGCAGTGGATTCATATCAGAAACAAAGGGGAATGGCGCCACGGCCGAGTATTTCTAATAGTCACCATTTATGGCCTTCTGGGACGAGCAGTCGCATGCCTGTGGGAATTACTAATCCTCAGATGCTGTCTCCGGGCTCTAATGTTGTGAATAAAGGACGCACCCATCACCAGAGTTCCGGAAGTTTCTTAAACTTTGAAAAGCACCAGAACTTGAACTTCTCTAATGCTTACAACAGCGGAAATCCAGATAGCTCTGCAAGTTCTGTTGATGTCAATGAAGCAATTCCTGCCATGCATTTGCTGAGTCTGATGCAGAATTCAGCAAAGGTGCAAAATACAGAGCTTTCATTGGGCCCACAAAAGGTGATGGGGCCACCTACTTCCTTCCGGTTTCCCTTCACCAAGAACAACGGTAGAACTACTACTATTCAGGATCATAACTCAAGTCACCCATGTTACCCTACCCCACGTCCCTTTCCTTTGCCGTATCCAAATGACAACGGAAATATTGTTAGGAATAGTGCTGGGTTTGTTGGTCCCATTCCGTTGACATTGCAAGGTCAAAGGAAGATGGGGAGCTCCCATTTTGGTCCTTCAAGTAGGGACCACCAACCTATGAGACGGCCAATGGCTCCTCCACGAGACAAAGGAAAGGGCGTTGCTTCCCTGCCTAAGCCTGCCTACGTAAACAGCTCTGTTCAAGCAGTGAAAGATTCTTCAAGCTTGCATAATGTAGCTGGAGTAAGACGCAATGAAAATACCGTTTCACTTGCTCCTGACAAAGTAATTTGCCAGTTAAACCAGAACCCAAGTGAGTTCAATGACCTGAAGTTGGTAGCTCAGTTTATGATTGGACCAGAAGACCTTAAGCCCAGGAAAATTGCCCGTAACAAAGCACCTCGACCCAGACCAAATCCCAAGAGACAAAACATCAAGGTATTCAAGCCCATACCTTCTTTAACAACCGCAGAAGGCTAAGTAAACCTCGAGAATGAGAACATTTTGTTGGGCAGATTTTCGGAATTCTGAAGCCTTTTGAGTATAAATAAGCTAGAGGAATTCCATGAAGGGGTAGAAAAGTTCTCCGAAGAACACTTAATTTCACAGTTTGTTTTTTTGGATAAATTTGTAGAAGAAGGCTCATTTGTAGGATAGTATCATTTCCTCGAAGGTAAAGAGAAGAGTTGTTACTGTGCTGTATAATGTGTTTAGCTTTTGAATAAAGCATATGCTTTTGTAAGTTCTTATGTTACAGCCTTACAGGTATACTACTTATTTTTCTTATGTGATCCTTGTATTTTGTACTCTGTACCACGAGTGTTAAATATTGGCTTTCGCGAGATTAAATTGAGATGAAATGCTGGGCTTGAAAACCGTTCTTATTCCACTGTTTCTCTCGAGATTATTTTTGTCGTTATTACTAATGTTATTGTTATCAGGGAGAAAAGTACAGTATTTTGTCTATCAGATTCCTCCCTCACTCCAACGTATTCACGAAATTACGCTTCCTGGTGCAGTAGCGCTGGCAGTACATAGTTTTATCTTCAATTTCATCATCCTGACTTCTAACCAAAAGGTCACGAGTTCGTAGCAGCAAATTATGATAGATGCTGACTGCAATGTGAACTCGAGAAGTCGAATTCATACTACAAACTACAGATGGAGAGATTTGAATCTGAAAGGTAAAACCAAATGCATGAATCTACTATTAGCAGCAGGTACATCTCCCCTTAGAAATTATATTTACTGCTGCATCTTAATTGTTATTAGTTGAATCAAACCATTATTTTATTGACTAATCAACTGCCATTTCCTGATATAATTGGGTATATAAAGTGTGTTCCTTCAGAGTTTCTCAACACACTTTTAGCAGAGAGATATGTCTCAGTCAAAATATCAAAAAACCTGCAGCAACGGCGACATCTACTTCACACAACCGGTAGATCGGATTAGTGCGTTACCTAATAAAGTTCTGTATAATATTCTAGTGAATCTCTCAACAGAAGGGGCCGTCTCTACGAGCATACTTTCGCAGAGATGGAAGTATGTCTGGATTGGTCTTCCTGTGCTTAACTTCACTAATTTTCCTCTATCAACAACGGAAAACCCCTTCAACAAACAACAGTATGTTTGCTATAAGAATTTCATCAACAGGGTCTTATTTCTTAGTAATGTGGACTGTCTAGAACGCGTTCATTTGGAATGTCACATTGGGTTTTCACCTTCAAATGTCTCTGAATGGATCTTCATTCTCGCTAAGAGGTGCGTGAAGGAGCTATGTCTAGCTATCAATCTGTGTTCGACTATCAAGTTAGCCCCGCGATTACTTCAGTCGGATGAGCTTGTTGTTTTGAAATTAGAAGGCAAATTGGAGCTATTCTTGCCCTCTTCCACAACTCAGAAGTCTATCACTTACAAATGTTTTGTTTGTAGATGCATGTGATCCTTTCACTAGTTTCTTGTCTGGCTGCCCTGTCCTTGAGGAGCTGAATATTGATATGTGTGAGGGAATCGATGAATTTTTGGTGTGTTCCTCCTCTCTTAAGGCTCTAAGAATTGTGTCCAAGGGTAGAGAAAGGGAAATAATCACCATCACAACGCCAAACTTGCAAATTCTCCATTTATCAATGTGTATAATGAAATCTTCCATCCATATCTTTCATCTCTGGTTGAAGCAAGACTTGAAGTCTCGACATCAACTGTCAGATGGGTTAAACTACTCCAGAGATTCCAATGTTTGCAGAGACTGACATTACACCGAATAATTCTTGATGTAAGTGTTCTTTTTTTAATTTCCGTATGGTTTAAACTTAACAATAGCCGAATATGGCTATAAACCTTACCCTCTTGAGTTGTTTTTGCAGGGTTTTAATCTTGTCAATCAACTACCGATATTTTGCAACTTGACAAATTTGCAAGTATCATTCTCGTCTTGGTCAATTGTGCTGCAGCTTCTCTGAAAAGCACCTAATCTCGCATACTTAACTATAGGCAAGGTACTACTGTTACTAGTACTTCCTGATCTTTTAGCGTtcctacttttttttttcattcctgAATACTTCAGTTTGACATTCCTTTTAACTGTATTTTCCTAGTTGTGTTTGATTGGCCCGAGATTATGCCTAGAAGCAAGGAATTCGCCCTGGAACGAGTTGAATTTCTTTACTTTGACATTGACCAAGGACATTTAGAAATAATGAGATTTTTCTTAAGCAACAGCAAGCTTCTTAAAGAGTTGAAAATCCATATCCAGCATTGGGTATCACCTGTAACCGAGATTCACGTTCTTAAAAGACTGTTGGATCTTCCAAGAGCCTCGACTATGTGTCAAATCGCCATTGTCAGTAGAGATGATGACAATATGTCCGAGGATACTGGCAGTGAATCAGACTACACATCAGGGTagatttttaattaatatattgcCGTCTTTGATTTAGTCGTGTATATAATGTTTGTATTTATATCCGAGGCCTAACaaacaactcttttttttttttggcaaaacTAAGTAGTTCTGAAAATGAAAGCCCTGAAGACGATAGCTCTGAAGACGATTGAAGAAGTGAAGCCTTCCTTCAATATCGAATATAGCGTTCTGCTAGATGCAAACTTGGGAGTTTTCAGTTGATTAGTCAGTTacctgagttttttttttttttttttttttttttttttttttttttggttaaatatGGTTATCGGATTCTATTGCTTTCAATTTTGTTAATCAGGAAAGATCAGATAAAGCTGCCCGCTCGAAGCTCGGCCTATTATGACTCAACAAAAAAATGAGCCTCACGATTTAATAAAGTATATAAAACTATAGTTATGGCGTCGTGATCAATGGTTGTGACTTTTTGTTTACTGTTTTATTTATGTCTGATTCGATTTCTGGAACATGTATTATAGAGGtattacaaaaaaaaatttatagaaaCAATCAAACAGAACAAAGAACAACGTTCTTGTAACTGACTACAACTAACTCATAACTAACTCTGCTGACCTGGAAAATACTAAAAAGTGAAAAACAGTTTATTAATCCACATGTCTTCTAATTAATCATATAAACAATTCAGAATAATTAAAGAATAGAACTTTGAAGCTATTCAAATCTTATTTTCATCTGCGCAACATGGTCATCAATCGGGTCAGTCTAAAATAACCCGTTTTCAGGAAAAACCAGTTCAGACGCCGTGGACAGATCCTTGAATTCCTCGTTATTACTAACCAGAAAGTCACGGTTACTCCTAACCGGGTTGGTCACTCGGTTGTCTTGATATACTTGTGGGTTGGGGTCCGGGTTAGTATAATATGTGTTGAGTTGGGGGACAAAATGATGAGATAAAGGATCTTGTTGATTAGTAAAACCTCTGAACCCATATCCGTCGCAAATTTCAACATTACCGGCTACGTGTTCTACTCGATTTGGGTCCATTGTCATCTGATTAGAATTGTAGCCTGGTATGGGATACCTTGTACCGACTCTCTGATCTAATTGAGTCGGGTACATGGTCATATTATTGGTACTGGTTATATTATCTGATTGATCTAATTGAGTCGGGTACGTGGTCATATTATTGGTACTGGTTACATTATCTGATTGGATATGGATCATTGTCGTCTGATTAGAATTGTACATTGGTCCGGGACACCTTGGTGCACTAGCCTCCGTCAAATATGAGATACTTGTACCAGCTCCATAGTTTAGTTGGGTTTGGGCCATACTCGTATTGTTGATCGGTTTGAGATAATACGTTGACAGGACAGAATCCACGCAACCACGATAACTTGTACCGGCTCCCTCATTGTCTATCTGGTCAGATGGTTGCATCATTTGATTAAATTTTCTCTTTTTACCGTTGGTATTCTTCTTAACGATGTGACACAAGACTTGATCGGTATTATCCTTCCCCGAGTATTCATGCATTTGCCATTCATCCTCGTCTCGAGGACACCCATTGATCGGTACATACTTATAGTACTTGTAGTACCCAATCCTCTTACTCGTGCTAGTAACTTCGTCCTTGACCGTCACTTGACTAGTCGTCTGTTGTTCCCATTTTCCAATATTTTTGACATGCCGGTTTTTATTCTTCTTCCCTTTCTCAGTTGAGCTCTTTAATTTAGTAAAGAAGTACATCCCCGCGGCCAAAGAAGCATCACGTCGCTCACTAGGGTCCACCGATTCTATAGCTTTGCGAGTCACAACCCGTGGATGCTCACGATACACATCGTCATCAAATATTTTAGGGCGTGTATGATTAAATGACTCCTTTAGGATCTTTTTCTTGAGGTAATAGTCGATGAGTTCGACTTCCGTAGGAATAAACTTGTATCCTGGTGGTATCTCAATCATCTTAATTCTTAAATTCttaacaaaaattatgaaattgtgaaaactatacaataaACAAGGAAGAATGTGACGTTTTGTTTTATATATATAGTGAGGAAATTGTTGAAGTGCGAATTTGTTAGAGGAAATACTAAACCTTGGAAGGATTaggattataattataattataattaaattaattaattaattgtgtcAAAGCTGTCTTTATAACAACCAAATTTCCATATTTGTTTGTTGAATTTCCTGTGTTGTTGGAGTTTTACTCGATCTCCTATTCTAAATTATTATAGGATTTGATTTGATTATTGTCTTAACTTTTTAATATTTTGCTATTTACCTCGTAAAATCTTGCTTCTGTCCTTACTTATACTCCTGTAATGTACTCCCGTTCCGatcatttatttacttatttCATTTTAGGGgtttttgttcatttgtttatgttccgggtatgaattccgaagcaGGTTTTCTTACCACGCTAGCtctgtcgaataatgcctcttctagccttgactgctctcctcggcctctcctgcaacaatgagcaaactgagggcttggctttgtgccaagcgtactcactccgacgctcaagtcagtgaatttactgtgattaagtagtatgtagcttgatgacgtgtatttgtagagagatgagagagataataccaatttaagtggttcttaggttagattctggatcccttcctcaatgaggattgaggagtatttatagactttcaccttttgtcacgtagcggccaagtgggccaagtggcgtagcaggtggaaagactgatctaccctcggccgagggacctatggcaggccggcgagcctggttgactccatgccgagggttcttggatatgagtacgcgggtatgtgccccggctggtaggttgccatgccgatacCCAGGCTGGCAGGCCGAAAGGATTCATCGGctgggatgtctaagtcattgaattgctgtggatatctttcgcctcgttcaatatgttgacttggtcagcgggtgcagaatatgccccatcaatttgcccccagcgtagtctatgccgtggtatgggctccgatgtatgttgagcgtatattctgcgcaagtgaaaattttctgccccggcttcttcccCCTCGGCTTACTTCTGtgcaggccgtaccatatcccccctccacatggatgggtaatggacatcaaatgtggaagaaAAGATGTTACTGGCCGGCGGActcaaggttgagagtgccggtgtacttttgattgcccccggccggtgctacctagcttggttagtCATACTGCCGGCGGAGAATGATACTTTAGGATTTtgctgaggaagatgaatagtcaAAGGGATataaaggggcgtgttgaagacgcttggttctttgcattgattgacattcaaccaagttgcgtcgattgacattccgtgtacgCATGCCTGACATGTGTCTCTTCGTTGATTGGCGGACGCTTTATGGGCTGCGTTTTGATTGGTCCTCCTTTATGGgcttttgcctataaatactggACTTTTTGAAGTGAAATTGGTTAGcaatttcattcattctaaaaattttcttctttccaaaattccaagtctttccctctcttccgatcttcagaatttttacgtcggcgtagcacttttcttcaaggtaaaccgaaaaaccttttcaactttttgttttgtttaagtaattgttgtgaaccatgtcttctCTGATGCCGGTCCCGATTGCGTGCgccggggttccccgtcgcgtcttgatgaggaggaggtggtagccgcaattccgttaaggtcgaggggccctaggtctccttccccgGAAGTTGACCGCAGAGTTCTGGAGGAGtgggaggatgatgacgatgtggatgacggtgatgatgatgaggaaaggaatcCTTCCGGGCGGAGAGGCGACAGTCTTGCCTCATTACGATGCCTGTACTACCGGCGCCGATCGTGGTTTTATCGATAAGTTGGTCCGCCGCTCGCTCCGAATTTTTCAAGAGCACTTCTTTTTGGCAAGGGGTACAACATTGTCatccctggggagggtcaggccgtctgttgccctcccccgggtcacatcggcgtatatatgaggcacctggagtatggtctccggtttcctctcaatatgTACGTCTCTTCCATAATTCAGGGCGATGAACGTTGCGGCGGCGCGCAGCTTCACCCTTTGgccgttaggactatagtcggcttcgtGTGGCTGTGTCGCCGGGGGGTGATCCCAACGGTAAACTTATTCCGCCGAATTCATTTTCTTCGAATGAATGTTCAAGGTGGCGGGGGTGGTATAGCGTCCGACCGAGCGGGCTATCTCACCGTGCCTAAGCTCACCTCTTGCAAGGGCTGGAAggaacggtgggtgtatgtcgaggtcccggatgattatccgttgcctcggtcttttgAGCACCATgttaacttgcggtgcgagagcaaaggggagcgtgagaagatgatccccaagggcaagaataagatggacgccgggaatgtctatcttaa from Silene latifolia isolate original U9 population chromosome 5, ASM4854445v1, whole genome shotgun sequence encodes the following:
- the LOC141657069 gene encoding protein EMBRYONIC FLOWER 1-like, coding for MASAIVELNHQNDSSLTSKSTRLHAPVDSAPVDNPCDEKSKEVERKCNHFSIRGYVSEVRKRDPKLCYPFTLKDSTDPGHELPHMVIPNFRWWRCITCVPEAKNELMRDSGGAGNGEAQNDVKTDASILMIGQSSKENAGKVRNTEASTSTDSNENKNHPPTLADLKRKGKAHIYAETPVFSGCENGILKVSVSQRIPQQTLGQLEAEPSADSEVKVGSTINQNGTIKGLYRDCRAGRTEVGPSEGYETCKVDYVTKTCVEEPQTSSQLQRVGSPTNGVAGIVSGSFSHSQGLVNLPDLNKYSGGPSYVVKHEATVTLNNINNFCEDDDDYLGAERRKKPKVRLLSELLSCKVTQNPAKGKKKILPSASSHDDHIKRKRVGYQEEGFKSMETDDGTRKNVGTSEVSGSEYESDSDDVSTEKISEALTKRHCKSKDPLLERKNKKIKVDNGDSSSMSRQKIKQKSSHEKGKVSEELPQNLDFFARLSEKNSVLTKKRGKNSQNQKEPTSLTLSKSRMPKECGTTRKHGEADQNATENARKASENGHYFLSSYLNKENDHLRVPRNDGPHLSSSQAEQIPVAGNTVQKDGENRNIEEASATFRPTSACAPDKVNQLNGASNICPTTDSSKKNSETREADECSPVAQQMSMQVSNSVANQKELTNEVRGRIQDIDINSIPTDDKSNEQGVGDDIPMDIVELMAKNQYERHLNDPKDRHDFSGPPVLSGTNVRPTETYGSYGQHLKTFAQSHFLRMQKPPSTDPRIPLFNEDLGHYTYCSSNHVGVRGLPRFLTPSQALDHAGPYSHTLTPNNWNGNLNVQRYPQSFLQAVDSYQKQRGMAPRPSISNSHHLWPSGTSSRMPVGITNPQMLSPGSNVVNKGRTHHQSSGSFLNFEKHQNLNFSNAYNSGNPDSSASSVDVNEAIPAMHLLSLMQNSAKVQNTELSLGPQKVMGPPTSFRFPFTKNNGRTTTIQDHNSSHPCYPTPRPFPLPYPNDNGNIVRNSAGFVGPIPLTLQGQRKMGSSHFGPSSRDHQPMRRPMAPPRDKGKGVASLPKPAYVNSSVQAVKDSSSLHNVAGVRRNENTVSLAPDKVICQLNQNPSEFNDLKLVAQFMIGPEDLKPRKIARNKAPRPRPNPKRQNIKVFKPIPSLTTAEG
- the LOC141655074 gene encoding putative F-box/LRR-repeat protein At4g15060, translated to MSQSKYQKTCSNGDIYFTQPVDRISALPNKVLYNILVNLSTEGAVSTSILSQRWKYVWIGLPVLNFTNFPLSTTENPFNKQQYVCYKNFINRVLFLSNVDCLERVHLECHIGFSPSNVSEWIFILAKRCVKELCLAINLCSTIKLAPRLLQSDELVVLKLEDACDPFTSFLSGCPVLEELNIDMCEGIDEFLVCSSSLKALRIVSKARLEVSTSTVRWVKLLQRFQCLQRLTLHRIILDGFNLVNQLPIFCNLTNLQFDIPFNCIFLVVFDWPEIMPRSKEFALERVEFLYFDIDQGHLEIMRFFLSNSKLLKELKIHIQHWVSPVTEIHVLKRLLDLPRASTMCQIAIVSRDDDNMSEDTGSESDYTSG